The Saccharomyces mikatae IFO 1815 strain IFO1815 genome assembly, chromosome: 13 genome has a segment encoding these proteins:
- the RPM2 gene encoding ribonuclease P (similar to Saccharomyces cerevisiae RPM2 (YML091C); ancestral locus Anc_8.865), with the protein MAFKSFIYSKGYHRSAAQKKTATSFFDSSYQYLRQNQGLVNSDPVLHASHLHPHPVVVANVNYNNVDDVLHLHDLDSCINNTTNPLTHEELLYNQNVSLRLLKQQQNNNNINSNSQQRYYSTGPTLPTNQYESLNFNNRNLQDFQLKTPQLSVQQQQQQQNEYNILQDEKSPVWKEDTEPCLNKATYLQTHINEINRCYEQKNYNKINSLYQSLKRNNIVPPLEIFTKVLDSLCKRPLDNNDLDNKLYELLTCYQDMINNRLKPPDEIYNIVLLSLFKGSILAYQVKNPNGNDFYKIAIELFNTTTNDPKQKSVIKFRNFSKDVLDYNLLAMNIYPGHITLSKAQQVIKSSPAFIKDSFYFIACFSYAKLTNDKFAIKELYEDFRLSLSSVSSTQGLFDDQFEIYSVILSSFIETGEVELATNLLDDLVSKIQSSNGLASNISLLLSSFLISMSKVDPPKAYEIWFKFHKLDWIPEFSYEFYLVFMANSFQDWNLTKKIYDYIFPMERTLSPLKKQKLSDYLLYPMGTESIITSLLDYSLQLKDSEMIMKILEESIVKNFSFDIGIYPFVFNYLREIQCGEDYLMRFIESHAELIKKGDSISKFQFLNMIVDSFQSQSLLNRISHAKFFKNFVEDFNLENCGMVSYNGLISCINNFVKVPKTIKDFPYILEIHAILITKLFDFDTYPVLQNGNNEILLKFRDQIEHQFKILAQNFYKLNVDPNALVGVVSQALKMVNLDDTANGQDLLNFFNHPGDWDKSYPLSLASFIRNSSRGGINEFTKLSKEGYCFDYDTYKELIIHRAINKQVIDKCLETCPDSIELKNIVNLMISKIPGRNLTQLIINNSKFSKVFVPNLRNDSMVKLIKNCESLSNFIRVCDFPEKFKSIAIQAENKSAIELVYERLFDGGYYAEILRYNNIVPVLNLELLLKSCIRSGEFEKYESLSKKFNDKINEPSRIDMQLEFLINKNDLKGAFELFEKTPKKLRTPHKTMDLYTFALFLDSFNRSITYYESPENTLQFANILSSQTSFINLLSTYNLIAHSDQLLNFNVGGMASNVKKEILSQMLNNLYDSIGLFSSTIGNDESVKEKLREKLKNYCRFKAYLKSPELDIDELKTLISVESFLNPFTPATLFNNLVETLYLNENASSLVLQNGLIFSLQQKGLNKILSYLEKTFINNENHASIEKIREFRSLLSKRKPVQA; encoded by the coding sequence ATGGctttcaaatcattcaTATACTCTAAAGGTTATCATCGTTCTGCcgctcaaaagaaaactgcAACATCTTTTTTCGATAGCTCGTACCAGTATCTAAGGCAAAATCAAGGTTTGGTAAATTCGGACCCTGTACTTCATGCATCTCATCTACATCCTCATCCAGTCGTAGTAGCGAATGTGAATTATAACAATGTAGATGATGTTTTGCACCTGCACGACCTAGATTCGTGTATAAACAACACTACAAACCCTCTAACACACGAGGAATTGCTTTATAATCAAAACGTTTCTCTTCGATTACTCaagcaacaacaaaataacaacaacatcaaTAGCAACAGCCAACAACGGTACTATTCTACCGGTCCCACTTTACCAACAAACCAGTACGAGTCATTGAATTTCAATAACAGGAACCTGCAAGATTTTCAATTAAAAACGCCTCAATTATCAGtgcaacaacaacaacaacaacaaaatgaGTACAATATTCTTCAGGATGAAAAATCTCCAGTTTGGAAAGAAGACACAGAACCATGTTTGAATAAAGCCACGTATTTACAGACACATATCAACGAAATTAATCGTTGTTACGAGCAAAAAAACTACAACAAAATCAACTCATTATACCAATcgttaaaaagaaataatataGTTCCACCACTAGAGATATTCACGAAGGTTTTAGACTCTCTTTGCAAGAGGCCGTTGGATAACAACGATTTAGATAACAAGTTGTATGAATTATTAACGTGTTACCAAGACATGATAAACAATAGACTAAAACCTCCTGATGAAATTTATAATATTGTACTATTGTCTCTGTTCAAAGGTTCTATTTTAGCTTATCAAGTCAAGAATCCAAACGGTAATGATTTCTACAAAATTGCCATTGAATTATTCAACACAACCACCAACGAtccaaaacaaaaaagtgTAATTAAATTCCGCAATTTCTCTAAAGATGTTTTGGACTACAATCTTCTTGCAATGAACATTTATCCGGGCCATATAACGCTGTCTAAAGCTCAACAAGTTATAAAATCATCTCCAGCCTTCATCAAAGATTCGTTCTATTTCATAGCATGCTTTTCATACGCTAAATTAACGAACGATAAGTTTGCCATTAAAGAACTTTATGAAGATTTTAGACTGTCTTTATCTTCTGTCAGTTCCACCCAAGGTTTGTTCGATGATCAGTTCGAGATCTATAGTGTGATTCTTTCCAGTTTCATTGAAACTGGTGAGGTTGAACTAGCCACCAATCTTTTGGACGATTTAGTTTCCAAGATTCAAAGCTCAAATGGTTTAGCTTCCAACATTtcgttattattatcaagTTTCTTAATTTCGATGAGTAAAGTTGACCCTCCTAAAGCTTATGAAATATGGTTTAAGTTTCATAAGTTAGATTGGATCCCTGAGTTCTCTTACGAATTTTATCTTGTTTTCATGGCAAACAGTTTTCAAGATTGGAATTTAACTAAAAAGATTTAtgattatatttttccCATGGAGAGGACTTTGTctccattgaaaaaacaaaaattatCAGATTACTTGTTGTATCCAATGGGTACAGAATCAATCATCACGTCTTTGCTAGATTACTCATTACAATTGAAAGATAGtgaaatgataatgaagattttgGAAGAATCTATTGttaaaaacttttcttttgatattgGTATTTATCCAtttgttttcaattatCTAAGAGAAATTCAATGTGGCGAAGACTATCTTATGAGATTTATTGAGTCGCACGCTGAGCTAATCAAGAAAGGCGATTCTATTAGCAAGTTCCAATTCTTAAATATGATAGTTGATAGTTTTCAATCACAATCATTATTAAACAGAATATCTCAtgcaaaattttttaaGAATTTTGTAGAGGATTTCAACTTAGAAAATTGTGGAATGGTCAGCTATAATGGTTTAATATCATGCATAAACAACTTTGTCAAAGTTCCAAAGACTATAAAGGACTTTCCATACATTCTAGAGATACATGCCATTCTAATAACGAAGTTATTCGATTTTGACACTTATCCGGTTTTGCAAAATGGCAACAATGAAATTCTCTTAAAGTTCAGAGACCAAATTGAACATCAATTTAAAATCTTAGCTCAAAATTTCTACAAATTAAACGTCGACCCGAATGCTTTGGTGGGTGTCGTATCTCAGGCCTTGAAAATGGTTAACCTTGATGACACTGCTAATGGGCAAGATCTattaaactttttcaatcatCCCGGTGATTGGGATAAATCTTATCCGCTATCTTTGGCTTCTTTTATCAGAAACTCTTCTAGAGGTGGCATAAATGAATTTACTAAGTTGAGCAAAGAAGGATATTGCTTCGATTATGATACCTATAAAGAGTTGATCATTCATAGAGCTATTAACAAACAGGTTATTGACAAATGCTTAGAAACATGTCCTGATTCAattgaattgaagaatatagtgaatttgatgatttctAAAATTCCTGGCAGGAACTTGACCCAACTGATAATCAATAATTCGAAATTTAGTAAAGTTTTTGTACCAAATTTAAGAAATGACTCCATGGTAAAATTAATTAAGAATTGTGAATCTTTGTCGAATTTCATAAGAGTCTGTGATTTTCCCGAAAAGTTCAAGAGCATTGCTATTCAAGCCGAAAACAAAAGTGCTATTGAGCTGGTTTACGAAAGGTTGTTTGACGGTGGTTACTACGCCGAAATTCTAAggtataataatattgttcCTGTTCTAAACTTAGAACTTCTACTAAAGTCGTGTATCAGGTCAGGTGAATTCGAGAAATATGAAAGCCTTTCTAAAAAGTTTAATGACAAGATCAATGAACCATCCCGAATTGATATGCAGCTAGAATTTTTGATTAATAAGAATGACTTGAAAGGAGCCTTCGAGCTATTTGAAAAGACCCCAAAGAAATTGAGAACCCCCCATAAGACTATGGACCTTTATACATTTGCATTATTTCTGGACAGTTTCAATAGAAGCATCACATATTATGAAAGTCCAGAAAATACATTACAGTTCGCCAATATCTTATCCAGTCAAACTAGTTTCATAAATTTACTATCAACATACAACCTAATAGCTCATTCAGATCAGCTATTGAACTTTAATGTTGGTGGAATGGCATCAAAcgtcaagaaagaaatctTAAGCCAAATGCTGAACAATCTGTATGACTCTATTGGACTGTTTTCTTCCACCATTGGCAATGACGAATCggtgaaagaaaagttgaGAGAAAAGCTCAAGAACTACTGCAGATTTAAAGCTTATTTGAAATCCCCTGAATTGGATATAGATGAACTTAAGACCTTGATCTCAGTCGAGTCCTTTTTAAATCCTTTTACTCCGGCAACGTTGTTTAATAACTTGGTTGAAACTCTTTATTTGAACGAAAACGCTTCCTCTCTAGTCCTCCAGAATGGGCTGATCTTCTCATTGCAACAAAAAGGTCTCAACAAGATACTGAGCTACTTGGAAAAAACCTTTATCAATAATGAGAACCATGCCAGCATCGAAAAGATCAGGGAATTCAGATCCCTCCTAAGCAAGAGAAAACCTGTCCAAGCATGA
- the AIM33 gene encoding cytochrome-b5 reductase (similar to Saccharomyces cerevisiae PGA3 (YML125C) and AIM33 (YML087C); ancestral locus Anc_8.862), with amino-acid sequence MSLIETCISFALANPNYLFSTGLLLNCVATPLYLWKTQNSKIVLVSLLHFVVLYAAAFITVGTDKSLYKDKWVALPLAKKTRISRNTSLYSFRLKYPFETLHIPLGYHLAVRVTINGERLVRYYTPVNVPNTQGHLELVVKTYKYGVVSKYFDKLKIGQCVEFKGPLGELEYDQDTATELGIIAGGSGITPVLQVLQEIIPSPEDLTHISLIYANETEDDILMKSQLDHMAKEYPHFKVHYVIHKPNGKWGGDVGYVTLEEMKRYLPKQAEDHRLLICGPPKMNEMVLNYAKELGWSNGFHKGNGSDKVFVF; translated from the coding sequence ATGTCATTAATAGAGACATGTATATCGTTTGCTTTAGCAAATCCAAATTACTTATTCTCCACTGGATTGTTACTGAATTGTGTAGCTACGCCACTATACCTTTGGAAAACACAAAATAGCAAAATAGTTCTCGTTTCGTTGCTGCATTTTGTAGTGCTTTATGCCGCAGCATTTATTACAGTTGGCACGGATAAATCCCTTTATAAGGATAAATGGGTAGCTTTACCTTTGGCAAAAAAGACTCGTATTTCTCGCAATACTAGTTTGTACTCTTTCAGGCTAAAGTACCCGTTTGAAACATTGCATATTCCCCTAGGATACCATCTGGCAGTAAGGGTTACAATAAATGGCGAGCGACTAGTGAGATACTATACGCCGGTGAATGTTCCTAATACGCAGGGCCATTTGGAGTTAGTAGTAAAAACGTATAAATATGGTGTTGTTTCTAAgtattttgataaattaaaaattgGTCAGTGTGTAGAATTTAAGGGGCCTTTAGGTGAACTAGAATATGACCAAGATACGGCTACAGAATTGGGTATCATTGCAGGAGGGTCTGGTATTACCCCTGTATTGCAAGTACTACAAGAAATCATACCCTCTCCGGAAGATCTAACtcatatttctttgatatacGCAAACGAAACAGAGGATGATATTCTTATGAAGTCACAACTAGACCATATGGCTAAGGAGTATCCACATTTTAAGGTTCATTATGTGATCCATAAGCCAAACGGCAAATGGGGCGGCGACGTCGGGTATGTAACtttagaagaaatgaagaGGTACCTGCCTAAACAAGCAGAGGACCACCGTTTATTGATTTGTGGACCTCCTAAAATGAATGAAATGGTTTTAAATTATGCAAAAGAGTTGGGGTGGAGTAATGGATTCCACAAAGGTAATGGTAGCGAtaaagtttttgttttttaa
- the UFO1 gene encoding SCF ubiquitin ligase complex subunit UFO1 (similar to Saccharomyces cerevisiae UFO1 (YML088W); ancestral locus Anc_8.863) encodes MKPSGLVLQTLPPEILINIFSHLDEKDLFTLQELSTHFRDLIHDEELWKNLFKSRVHTTHFPTYSQSTKFSVEYIERSRGLHHWQHNKAVRTKYTITPTRNWDQPSIERIVFDYPRLAAYNDGTITILQLQNHKRQKKFKKFIYIPCTTPQGCSTMDFNINAAVFGRFDGRVFGKLLSNKSYLTPVMEFTGRHSAGVTAICNSESWDTSREDWSVSGSENGEIIWWCENKLVKMWKISNRMIWKLAFFKDWTLIMDDEKLYIIYQMQELHSIDIPRDADEQPIKVRFFKMDFGSMTLVLADFNNVYAISVNPNGNFGNSRRLEILEQICAVEIDEKTSQREQNWQFAGDDGCYISLLTTQSTLYIINIRDLSAVNLKVQCKISFDEQVYVSQVTNLVVVVALSNVLQILDTMTGKLLKSVLKTDKFPEFLKVSQDKIIMGSGNVLNYLMFVSSDSKKHHHASKGKNSLSNKWNETLNTELQYYDEVEDLRRKRQSEMSRLINAYGGDLELLGETDEETDIQLRIALLESQEIQAQNEEGTGGYSGDDEDEQLRRALEESQLIHEAQLNWFANQNNSTNVGIVDDDDDDEFLRAIEQSRSEDERRRHLRSYNIERRNGPLSDEAFTTGGANSSGQVSVENAIDSTVGVDTGNNVDDDLQLAIALSLSEIN; translated from the coding sequence ATGAAGCCATCTGGATTAGTTTTGCAAACCCTCCCACCCGAGATCCTGATAAACATATTTTCTCACTTAGATGAAAAGGACTTGTTCACATTGCAGGAACTTTCTACGCATTTCCGGGACTTAATTCACGATGAAGAACTTTGGAAAAACCTTTTTAAGTCCAGGGTCCACACTACTCATTTTCCCACCTATTCTCAATCTACGAAGTTTAGTGTGGAGTACATTGAAAGATCGCGGGGTCTTCATCATTGGCAGCATAATAAGGCTGTAAGAACTAAATACACAATAACTCCAACGAGAAACTGGGATCAGCCCAGTATAGAGCGCATAGTGTTTGATTATCCACGACTGGCTGCTTATAATGATGGTACCATTACTATCCTACAGTTACAAAATCACAAGagacaaaaaaagttcaagaaatttattTATATCCCATGTACGACCCCACAAGGGTGCTCTACCATGGACTTCAATATCAATGCTGCTGTTTTTGGTAGGTTTGATGGAAGAGTATTCGGGAAATTGTTAAGCAACAAATCTTACTTGACGCCCGTGATGGAATTTACGGGAAGGCATAGTGCCGGTGTCACTGCTATCTGTAATTCAGAATCCTGGGACACTTCCAGAGAAGACTGGTCTGTTAGCGGCTCTGAAAATGGTGAAATCATTTGGTGGTGCGAAAACAAGCTTGTTAAAATGTGGAAGATTTCCAATAGGATGATTTGGAAACTggctttcttcaaagattGGACTCTAATTATGgatgatgaaaaactttACATTATCTATCAAATGCAGGAACTGCATAGTATTGACATTCCTAGGGATGCGGACGAACAACCTATCAAAGTACGATTCTTTAAGATGGACTTTGGTTCCATGACTTTGGTGCTTGCTGACTTCAATAACGTCTATGCGATATCAGTCAACCCTAATGGTAACTTTGGCAATTCAAGGAGGTTGGAGATTCTGGAGCAAATATGCGCTGTTGAAATAGACGAAAAAACTTCTCAAAGAGAGCAAAACTGGCAATTTGCTGGTGATGATGGCTGCTATATCAGTCTTTTAACGACACAGAGTACACTCTACATCATCAACATAAGGGATCTGTCTGCGGTGAATCTGAAAGTTCAATGTAAAATAAGTTTTGATGAACAAGTTTATGTATCGCAGGTGACCAATTTGGTTGTTGTGGTAGCATTATCAAATGTTCTTCAAATATTGGACACGATGACAGGTAAGTTGTTGAAGTCAGTATTGAAGACGGACAAATTTCCCGAATTCTTGAAGGTGTCGCAGGATAAAATCATTATGGGAAGCGGTAACGTTTTAAACTATTTAATGTTTGTTTCAAGCGACTCAAAGAAACATCATCATGCCAGTAAGGGCAAGAATTCATTAAGTAATAAATGGAATGAAACTTTGAACACCGAGTTGCAGTATTATGACGAAGTTGAGGATCTCAGAAGGAAGAGACAATCGGAAATGTCAAGATTGATTAATGCTTATGGTGGAGATTTGGAACTTTTAGGTGAGACTGATGAGGAAACCGACATTCAACTGAGAATCGCACTCTTAGAATCGCAAGAGATACAAGCACAAAATGAGGAGGGAACAGGGGGGTATTCTGgggatgatgaagatgaacaATTACGAAGAGCATTGGAAGAATCCCAATTGATACATGAGGCACAGCTGAATTGGTTCGCTAATCAAAATAATAGTACAAATGTTGGAATAgtagatgatgatgatgatgacgaatTTCTTAGGGCCATCGAACAATCAAGATCGGAAGACGAAAGGAGGAGACATCTTAGAAGCTATAACATAGAACGACGAAACGGGCCCTTGAGCGATGAAGCTTTTACTACCGGTGGTGCTAATTCATCCGGGCAAGTCTCGGTTGAGAACGCCATCGATAGTACTGTTGGTGTCGATACTGGTAATAATGTTGACGATGACTTGCAATTGGCCATTGCGTTGTCATTAAGTGAAATCAACTGA
- the ALO1 gene encoding D-arabinono-1,4-lactone oxidase (similar to Saccharomyces cerevisiae ALO1 (YML086C); ancestral locus Anc_8.861), with translation MSALSFKKNYVFRNWAGIYSAKPERYLQPGSIDEVIELVKSARLAEKTVVTVGSGHSPSNMCVTDEWLVNLDKLDKVQKFVEYPDLHYADVTVDAGMRLYQLNEFLGMKGYSIQNLGSISEQSVAGIISTGSHGSSPYHGLVSSQYVNLTIVNGKGELKFLDSENNPEVFKAALLSVGKIGIIVSATIRVVPGFNIKSTQEVITFESLLKQWDTLWTSSEFIRVWWYPYTRKCVLWRGDKTKAPQNGPAKSWWGTKLGRFFYETLLWISTKIYAPLTPFVEKFVFNRQYGKLEKSSKGDVNVTDSISGFNMDCLFSQFVDEWGCPMDNGLEVLRSLDHSIAQAAINKEFYVHVPMEVRCSNTTLPSEPLDTSKRIDTSPGSVYGNVCRPFLDNTPSHCRYAPLENVTNSQLTLYINATIYRPFGCNTPIHKWFTLFENTMMVAGGKPHWAKNFLGSTTLAAGPVKKDTDYDDFEMRGMALKVEEWYGEDLKKFRKIRREQDPDNVFLANKQWAIINGILDPSELSD, from the coding sequence ATGTCTGCTCTCTCATTTAAAAAGAACTATGTGTTCAGAAATTGGGCCGGTATTTATTCTGCGAAACCAGAACGTTACCTTCAGCCAGGTTCAATCGATGAAGTCATCGAGTTAGTGAAGAGTGCCAGGCTTGCTGAAAAAACCGTAGTCACCGTTGGTTCAGGTCATTCTCCCAGTAATATGTGCGTTACTGATGAATGGCTTGTTAACCTGGACAAATTGGACAAGGTGCAAAAGTTCGTAGAATACCCTGACTTACATTATGCCGATGTCACCGTTGATGCCGGTATGAGACTTTATCAACTGAATGAATTTCTAGGTATGAAGGGTTACTCTATCCAAAATTTAGGTTCTATTTCAGAGCAAAGTGTTGCTGGCATAATATCCACTGGAAGTCATGGTTCCTCGCCTTACCATGGTTTGGTTTCTTCTCAGTATGTAAATCTGACCATTGTTAATGGTAAGGGTGAATTGAAGTTCTTGGATTCTGAGAACAATCCAGAGGTCTTCAAAGCAGCTTTGCTTTCGGTTGGAAAAATCGGTATTATCGTTTCTGCTACCATTAGAGTTGTACCCGGTTTCAATATTAAGTCTACACAGGAAGTGATTACTTTTGAAAGTCTATTGAAACAGTGGGACACGTTGTGGACTTCATCTGAATTTATTAGAGTTTGGTGGTATCCTTATACTAGAAAGTGTGTTCTATGGAGGGGTGACAAAACTAAAGCTCCTCAAAATGGTCCCGCCAAATCATGGTGGGGTACCAAGCTGGGCAGATTTTTCTACGAAACTTTATTATGGATCTCTACTAAAATCTATGCGCCATTAACTCCGTTTGTAGAAAAGTTTGTTTTTAATAGACAATACGGTAAGCTGGAAAAGAGCTCTAAGGGTGATGTTAATGTTACTGATTCTATCAGTGGGTTCAATATGGATTGTTTATTTTCACAGTTTGTTGATGAGTGGGGGTGTCCTATGGACAATGGTTTAGAGGTGTTACGTTCATTAGATCATTCTATTGCGCAGGCTGCCATAAACAAAGAGTTTTATGTTCATGTGCCCATGGAAGTCCGTTGCTCAAATACCACATTACCTTCTGAACCTCTGGATACCTCCAAGAGAATAGACACAAGTCCCGGCTCTGTATATGGTAATGTTTGCCGTCCATTCTTAGATAATACTCCATCCCACTGCAGGTATGCTCCATTGGAAAATGTTACTAATAGTCAGTTGACGTTGTACATTAATGCCACTATTTACAGGCCGTTCGGCTGTAACACTCCAATCCATAAATGGTTTACCCTCTTTGAAAATACTATGATGGTGGCAGGTGGTAAGCCACATTGGGCTAAAAACTTTCTAGGTTCAACCACTCTTGCAGCTGGTCCGGTGAAAAAAGATACTGATTACGATGACTTTGAAATGAGAGGGATGGCGTTGAAAGTCGAAGAGTGGTATGGTGAGGATCTGAAAAAGTTCAGAAAGATTAGACGTGAACAGGATCCTGATAATGTATTTCTGGCAAACAAACAATGGGCTATCATAAATGGTATCCTAGATCCTAGTGAGCTTTCTGACtaa
- the TUB1 gene encoding alpha-tubulin TUB1 (similar to Saccharomyces cerevisiae TUB3 (YML124C) and TUB1 (YML085C); ancestral locus Anc_8.859): protein MREVISINVGQAGCQIGNACWELYSLEHGIKPDGHLEDGLSKPKGGEEGFSTFFHETGYGKFVPRAIYVDLEPNVIDEVRNGPYKDLFHPEQLISGKEDAANNYARGHYTVGREILGDVLDRIRKLADQCDGLQGFLFTHSLGGGTGSGLGSLLLEELSAEYGKKSKLEFAVYPAPQVSTSVVEPYNTVLTTHTTLEHADCTFMVDNEAIYDMCKRNLDIPRPSFANLNNLIAQVVSSVTASLRFDGSLNVDLNEFQTNLVPYPRIHFPLVSYSPVLSKSKAFHESNSVSEITNACFEPGNQMVKCDPRDGKYMATCLLYRGDVVTRDVQRAVEQVKNKKTVQLVDWCPTGFKIGICYEPPTATPNSQLATVDRAVCMLSNTTSIAEAWKRIDRKFDLMYAKRAFVHWYVGEGMEEGEFTEAREDLAALERDYIEVGADSYAEEEEF from the exons ATGAGGGAAGTTATTAGTATTAACG TCGGTCAAGCTGGTTGTCAAATTGGTAACGCCTGCTGGGAATTATACTCCCTTGAGCATGGGATCAAGCCAGATGGGCATCTAGAAGATGGCCTTTCAAAGCCCAAAGGAGGAGAAGAGGGcttttctacttttttcCATGAAACTGGGTATGGTAAGTTTGTCCCAAGAGCCATTTATGTGGACTTGGAACCCAATGTCATTGACGAAGTCCGTAACGGTCCTTATAAGGACCTTTTCCATCCGGAACAATTGATTAGTGGTAAGGAAGACGCGGCTAATAATTATGCAAGAGGTCATTACACTGTTGGTAGAGAAATCTTGGGTGACGTTCTGGATAGAATTAGAAAACTAGCAGACCAATGTGATGGATTACAAGGGTTCTTGTTTACCCATTCTCTTGGTGGTGGTACTGGTTCCGGTCTAGGGTCCTTACTATTAGAAGAATTATCCGCTGAATATGGTAAAAAATCGAAGCTAGAATTCGCTGTATACCCTGCCCCACAAGTATCTACCTCTGTTGTTGAACCTTATAACACTGTTTTAACTACTCATACTACTTTGGAACATGCAGACTGTACTTTTATGGTCGATAATGAAGCCATTTATGACATGTGTAAGCGAAACTTGGATATTCCAAGACCAAGTTTTGCAAATTTGAATAACCTAATCGCTCAGGTGGTATCATCTGTCACAGCATCATTGAGATTCGATGGTTCCTTAAACGTGGATTTGAACGAATTCCAAACGAATTTGGTTCCATATCCAAGAATCCATTTCCCCTTAGTTTCATATTCTCCAGTCTTATCCAAATCAAAGGCATTCCATGAGTCCAACTCTGTTTCAGAAATCACAAATGCTTGTTTTGAACCTGGTAACCAAATGGTTAAGTGTGATCCAAGAGATGGTAAATACATGGCTACTTGTCTATTATATAGGGGGGATGTGGTAACAAGAGATGTTCAGAGAGCTGTCGAACAGgtgaagaacaagaagacTGTTCAATTGGTAGATTGGTGTCCAACTGGTTTCAAGATCGGTATTTGTTATGAACCCCCAACTGCTACACCAAACTCACAATTGGCCACCGTGGATAGAGCTGTATGCATGCTATCAAACACAACATCTATTGCTGAGGCTTGGAAAAGAATCGATAGAAAATTCGATTTGATGTATGCAAAGCGTGCCTTTGTCCACTGGTACGTTGGTGAGGGTATGGAAGAAGGTGAATTTACCGAAGCTAGAGAAGACTTGGCTGCTTTAGAAAGAGATTATATCGAAGTGGGTGCCGACTCTTATGCGGAGGAAGAGGAGTTTTAA